Proteins encoded by one window of Rutidosis leptorrhynchoides isolate AG116_Rl617_1_P2 chromosome 7, CSIRO_AGI_Rlap_v1, whole genome shotgun sequence:
- the LOC139858743 gene encoding F-box/FBD/LRR-repeat protein At1g13570-like, which produces MKPECSSSDIISGVPQYIIEAILCMVPIRDAVRTSILSKRWRYSWNRIPKLVVNEEDMFDEMKELTGRCKLFYAIHQVLLMHQGSILELSLSIDADNKCVEIDQIITYLSRKNTVKKLTLELNGYKLPLSFFSLHQLTSLYLQHCNLDHQPTTINGFGCLESINLINLVISKELIIHLVSKSPLLKSFAMVNISDDNNNLSPIFSRAFICELLGYMPAIQQLYLDSDYEYVHQSDSSLPKIPTQLVHLKYAVLHEPFFMGDGLHFAVSLIRSSPNLEKIKLQSIEDPEETLGIDSLTATEYSDIWLEHLKELELKFNHEIQGMEFLKLIMARSPMLKVVIIHIRSTIDKDLMLRVISNIPRASDMVKIIVKHLVVPESPTDDEG; this is translated from the exons ATGAAACCTGAATGTTCGTCTTCGGATATAATCAGTGGCGTTCCTCAATACATAATAGAAGCCATTCTTTGTATGGTACCGATAAGAGATGCAGTCAGGACGAGCATCCTCTCAAAGAGGTGGAGATATAGTTGGAACCGAATCCCTAAACTTGTGGTTAATGAGGAAGAtatgtttgatgaaatgaaagagTTGACCGGGAGATGTAAACTATTTTATGCTATACACCAAGTTTTGTTAATGCACCAGGGTTCAATACTTGAGCTCTCCCTTTCCATTGATGCAGATAATAAATGTGTTGAAATCGACCAAATAATTACTTATTTGTCGAGGAAGAATACTGTCAAGAAATTGACACTTGAACTGAATGGTTATAAGTTACCCTTATCTTTTTTCTCATTGCATCAGCTGACTAGTCTATATCTCCAACATTGTAATCTTGACCATCAGCCAACAACAATTAATGGATTTGGTTGTCTCGAAAGCATAAACCTGATCAATTTAGTCATTTCAAAAGAATTGATTATACATCTTGTATCAAAATCTCCATTACTTAAGAGTTTCGCTATG GTTAATAtcagtgatgataataataatttaagtcCTATTTTTAGTCGCGCTTTCATATGTGAGCTACTTGGATATATGCCAGCAATTCAACAGCTGTATCTTGACAGTGACTATGAGTACGTTCATCAG TCCGACTCTTCTCTACCAAAGATACCTACCCAATTAGTGCACCTCAAATATGCGGTTTTACATGAGCCATTTTTTATGGGCGATGGGTTGCATTTCGCTGTTAGTTTGATCAGGAGCTCGCCGAATTTGGAGAAAATTAAGCTACAG AGTATTGAAGATCCTGAAGAGACATTAGGAATAGACTCCCTTACGGCGACAGAGTATTCAGATATTTGGTTGGAACATTTGAAGGAATTGGAGCTTAAATTCAATCACGAGATACAAGGGATGGAGTTTTTGAAACTTATAATGGCCAGGTCACCCATGCTGAAGGTGGTGATTATACACATTAGAAGTACAATTGATAAGGATTTGATGTTAAGAGTTATCTCAAACATCCCACGAGCATCAGATATGGTAAAAATTATTGTTAAGCATCTAGTTGTTCCTGAAAGTCCTACCGATGATGAAGGTTAA